A part of Marinobacter psychrophilus genomic DNA contains:
- a CDS encoding 3'-5' exonuclease, which produces MYKCITATTGDVISNQIPAFIDFEASSLDLIASYPIEAGLCLNGKYLHSWLIKPCEAWLDWSESAEQIHGIERDELTQNGNDVLTVALALNRLLPEQVFCDAFTFDSFWLHRLFRAAAIEPKFQLESVSVLLNSRQVKLWPDARQHVISELGLPVHRAENDALILSHTWQRVNR; this is translated from the coding sequence ATGTATAAATGCATTACAGCTACAACAGGTGACGTTATAAGTAACCAGATTCCAGCCTTTATCGATTTCGAAGCGTCCAGCCTTGATCTTATCGCAAGCTATCCTATTGAGGCTGGCTTGTGCCTGAATGGCAAATACCTGCATAGCTGGCTAATAAAACCCTGTGAGGCCTGGCTGGACTGGTCAGAAAGCGCAGAGCAGATTCACGGCATTGAACGCGATGAACTGACCCAGAACGGCAACGATGTGTTAACCGTAGCGCTTGCCCTAAACCGCCTGCTGCCGGAGCAGGTGTTCTGTGATGCCTTCACTTTCGACAGCTTCTGGCTGCACCGGTTATTTCGCGCGGCCGCCATAGAGCCGAAATTTCAGCTGGAATCGGTGTCCGTGCTACTCAACAGCCGGCAGGTTAAGCTATGGCCTGATGCCCGCCAACACGTTATCAGTGAACTGGGTTTACCGGTGCACCGGGCCGAAAACGACGCCTTGATTTTATCGCACACCTGGCA
- the queC gene encoding 7-cyano-7-deazaguanine synthase QueC, whose amino-acid sequence MTDTVVVIYSGGMDSFTLLHKARADGLNVHALSFNYGQRHVRELDCAQEVCQQLGIPHKVIDIRAMSDVMAGSALTSETIDVPEGDYQEGAMKSTVVPNRNMILLALATGYAVTVEASAVWFGAHGGDHAIYPDCRPEFVEKMDAVCKVANYQTVAVEAPFMHFTKGDILALGLQLNLDYSHTWTCYNGRSKACGRCGSCVERLQAFAEHQQQDPVAYEVQY is encoded by the coding sequence ATGACTGACACCGTGGTTGTAATTTATTCCGGAGGCATGGATTCCTTCACGTTATTGCACAAGGCGCGTGCTGATGGCTTGAACGTTCATGCCCTATCTTTCAACTATGGCCAGCGTCATGTGCGCGAACTTGACTGTGCCCAAGAGGTTTGCCAACAGCTGGGCATACCACACAAAGTGATTGATATCCGCGCCATGAGCGACGTAATGGCCGGCTCTGCGTTAACGTCTGAAACCATTGACGTGCCTGAAGGGGATTACCAGGAAGGCGCTATGAAATCTACCGTGGTGCCCAATCGCAATATGATTTTGCTGGCACTGGCCACCGGCTATGCCGTCACTGTAGAAGCCAGCGCCGTATGGTTCGGCGCCCACGGTGGCGACCACGCGATTTACCCGGATTGCCGTCCTGAGTTTGTGGAAAAAATGGACGCAGTTTGTAAAGTTGCAAACTATCAGACGGTAGCGGTGGAAGCGCCGTTTATGCACTTTACTAAAGGCGACATTCTGGCCCTCGGTTTACAGTTGAACCTGGATTACAGCCATACCTGGACCTGTTACAACGGCCGTAGCAAAGCCTGTGGCCGTTGCGGTTCCTGTGTGGAACGCTTGCAGGCGTTTGCCGAGCATCAGCAACAGGACCCTGTTGCTTACGAGGTGCAATATTGA
- the queE gene encoding 7-carboxy-7-deazaguanine synthase has protein sequence MYRVKEAFYTLQGEGAQAGRAAVFCRFSKCNLWTGREKDRATSVCDFCDTDFVGTDGQNGGVFATPEALAAHIAGLWPVAPGKPYVVCTGGEPLLQLDSPLINALHQAGFEIGVETNGTLPAPAGIDWLCVSPKADAPVVIERCNELKLVYPQPKATPELFLHIQADHFFLSPMASPSAPETSTDVIKQSNTRKATDYCLANPRWRLTLQMHKIIGID, from the coding sequence ATGTACCGGGTAAAAGAAGCGTTTTATACCCTACAGGGCGAAGGTGCCCAGGCCGGTCGCGCAGCGGTCTTCTGCCGCTTCAGTAAATGCAATTTGTGGACTGGCCGGGAAAAAGACCGTGCCACATCAGTGTGTGACTTTTGCGACACCGACTTTGTCGGTACCGACGGCCAGAATGGCGGCGTTTTTGCGACGCCTGAGGCCTTGGCAGCGCATATCGCGGGGTTGTGGCCGGTGGCACCTGGCAAGCCCTATGTGGTGTGCACCGGTGGCGAGCCGCTGCTGCAGCTAGACTCTCCATTAATCAATGCCCTGCACCAAGCCGGATTCGAAATTGGCGTTGAAACCAATGGTACCCTGCCGGCGCCTGCTGGCATCGACTGGCTTTGCGTGAGCCCGAAGGCGGATGCGCCAGTGGTCATTGAACGCTGCAACGAACTTAAGCTGGTGTACCCACAGCCAAAAGCCACGCCCGAGCTTTTTTTGCACATACAGGCCGATCATTTCTTTTTATCTCCTATGGCCTCGCCTTCGGCGCCGGAAACCAGCACGGATGTGATCAAGCAGAGTAATACGCGTAAAGCGACTGATTACTGTCTGGCGAACCCACGCTGGCGCCTGACGTTGCAGATGCACAAAATTATCGGTATTGATTGA
- a CDS encoding ExeM/NucH family extracellular endonuclease: MLVFPALTTANPCGQPATVITKVQGSTDTSALVGQTVTVEGVLTQDSRQVGGFSGFYLQQANTPADSIRSSALFVYTRHKEGRLGQRLRVTGKVKEHYGLTELVAVSDLQVCGTQALPAPVEMSLPWTRAPENLENMRVRINGPLTITDSHQLTRFGDVSLAAKDPLISTEFMVPGTAALRHAKLASMNTLVLDDGNARRNPPSLNWLPIYSATQPGLAASSLVAGTQVRGLTGVLDYRYGAWRLQPDQIPSLKPPPLPDPAPARPTSANLRVMTLNLHNLFNGDGRGQGFPTSRGAKTEAQYKRQLQRLSTGLTQAGADLLALSELENDGYGSNSTVAQLAASLGPQWRFVVPVNPAMQRDAIRNGLLYRADRVNALGPAQYLSGDGGRPSLTQRFALKSGGLPLRLVSVHLKSKSCRNAKGENAPQDDGQGCYNAVRVKQAKTLHQQLGQLDRGNGLAGTLITGDFNSYSKEQPISELALAGYTSMVAHFHPCTPVRCEHYSYRFKGARGSLDHVLASAALKPRVLSAKVWNINADQPRMADYRSHSSPQPWRSSDHNPLITDIKL; encoded by the coding sequence ATGTTGGTATTCCCAGCGTTAACAACAGCAAATCCCTGTGGACAACCTGCAACAGTCATTACTAAGGTTCAAGGTAGTACAGACACCTCGGCGCTGGTGGGTCAGACCGTTACCGTCGAAGGCGTATTAACCCAGGACTCACGCCAGGTCGGCGGATTTTCCGGGTTTTACCTGCAGCAGGCTAATACGCCTGCAGACTCTATTCGCTCTTCCGCTCTGTTTGTTTATACCCGTCATAAAGAAGGCCGCTTGGGTCAACGCCTTCGCGTTACCGGCAAAGTCAAAGAACACTACGGGCTTACAGAGCTGGTTGCGGTAAGTGATTTACAGGTGTGCGGCACCCAGGCACTGCCAGCCCCGGTGGAAATGTCTTTGCCTTGGACAAGAGCGCCTGAAAACTTGGAGAACATGCGCGTTCGCATTAACGGCCCGCTCACGATTACCGACAGCCATCAGCTAACGCGCTTTGGTGACGTATCGTTGGCAGCCAAAGACCCGCTGATATCGACCGAATTCATGGTTCCCGGAACAGCGGCCCTACGCCACGCCAAGCTGGCTTCCATGAACACACTGGTTCTTGATGATGGCAACGCGCGACGCAACCCGCCCTCACTGAACTGGCTACCAATCTACAGCGCCACACAGCCAGGTTTAGCCGCGTCCAGCCTGGTGGCCGGCACACAGGTTCGCGGCCTCACCGGCGTATTGGATTACCGCTACGGCGCGTGGCGCCTTCAGCCTGATCAGATACCCAGCCTGAAACCACCTCCACTGCCTGACCCGGCGCCGGCGAGGCCAACAAGCGCGAATCTGAGGGTTATGACCCTGAATCTGCATAACCTGTTCAACGGTGATGGCCGCGGCCAAGGTTTTCCAACCAGCCGTGGGGCAAAAACCGAGGCTCAGTACAAGCGCCAACTACAACGTCTAAGCACGGGCCTAACTCAGGCGGGTGCCGATTTGCTGGCACTGTCTGAACTGGAAAACGATGGCTACGGCAGCAACAGCACCGTCGCCCAGTTAGCCGCCAGTCTTGGGCCACAATGGCGCTTTGTGGTGCCGGTTAACCCGGCCATGCAAAGAGACGCCATCCGCAACGGTTTGCTGTACCGCGCGGATCGAGTCAACGCGCTTGGGCCAGCGCAGTATCTGTCGGGCGACGGCGGACGCCCCTCGCTAACCCAGCGTTTTGCCCTGAAAAGCGGCGGCCTTCCGCTCAGGCTGGTGAGCGTGCATCTGAAATCAAAATCTTGCCGCAACGCCAAGGGCGAAAACGCTCCACAGGACGATGGCCAGGGTTGCTACAACGCGGTAAGAGTAAAACAGGCAAAAACATTGCACCAGCAGCTAGGCCAACTAGACAGAGGTAACGGCTTGGCGGGCACCCTGATCACCGGCGATTTCAACAGCTACAGCAAAGAACAGCCGATCAGTGAACTGGCCCTCGCGGGTTACACCAGTATGGTCGCGCACTTCCATCCGTGCACGCCGGTGCGCTGTGAACACTACAGTTATCGCTTCAAAGGAGCTCGGGGGTCACTGGATCACGTTTTGGCATCTGCGGCGCTAAAACCGCGGGTGCTGTCGGCAAAGGTATGGAACATCAACGCAGATCAGCCCCGAATGGCGGACTACCGCAGCCATTCAAGCCCGCAGCCTTGGCGTTCTTCCGACCACAACCCGTTGATTACCGACATAAAGCTGTAA
- a CDS encoding helix-turn-helix transcriptional regulator, with protein sequence MKKTEWPIRWDLLVRYRLIEAVALWEGRLTTNHICYSFGIGRQQASKDINTYLRELAPGNLEYDRHLKGYVPASNFKPVVTRGEISEYQDLVDSQQQLSSVFASLEVRLPGSHSVASPGRVIDPATMRTVISAIRGGRQLRASYVSLSRPEAVHSVLEPHTIVCAGNQWHVRAWCEASREFRDFAISRLRSVPELLRQKVRHSVSQDDDWNRQVTLEVAPDQRLSQPQQLIIANDYDMQHGKLTVTSRAALAPYVLAQLGITINTQHPDPLVQQLELINPDSLGFGSKREQALKTIAACG encoded by the coding sequence ATGAAAAAAACAGAGTGGCCCATCCGTTGGGACTTGTTGGTTCGATATCGCCTGATTGAAGCCGTTGCGTTGTGGGAAGGTCGGCTGACAACCAACCACATTTGTTATAGTTTCGGTATTGGCCGCCAGCAAGCGTCCAAAGACATTAACACCTATCTGCGTGAACTGGCGCCGGGTAATTTGGAATACGACCGTCACTTGAAGGGCTACGTCCCAGCCAGCAATTTTAAGCCGGTGGTGACCCGCGGCGAAATCAGCGAATACCAAGATCTGGTGGACAGCCAGCAACAGCTCAGCAGTGTGTTTGCCTCACTGGAGGTGCGGCTACCCGGCAGCCATTCGGTTGCAAGCCCCGGACGGGTGATTGATCCAGCCACCATGCGCACTGTGATCAGTGCAATTCGCGGTGGCCGACAACTGCGAGCCAGCTACGTATCTCTCAGCCGCCCGGAAGCGGTTCACAGCGTATTGGAGCCTCACACAATAGTGTGCGCGGGTAATCAATGGCACGTTCGCGCCTGGTGTGAGGCCAGTCGTGAATTTCGCGACTTTGCCATCAGCCGTCTGCGCAGCGTGCCTGAACTGTTGCGCCAGAAGGTTCGCCACAGTGTGTCCCAAGACGACGACTGGAATCGCCAGGTTACATTAGAAGTGGCGCCAGACCAGCGCTTATCGCAGCCGCAGCAACTTATTATTGCTAACGATTACGACATGCAACACGGAAAATTAACGGTCACCAGCCGAGCTGCACTGGCGCCCTATGTTCTGGCGCAGCTGGGCATTACCATAAACACCCAGCATCCTGACCCACTGGTGCAGCAGCTGGAGCTGATTAACCCGGACAGCCTGGGATTTGGCAGCAAACGCGAGCAGGCGCTTAAAACCATCGCCGCCTGTGGTTAA
- a CDS encoding MFS transporter encodes MTRMVASLFALLLSIVLLNGGNAFLMTLLGIRLSIESVAPDTIGMVLVCYSIGFVLGTLFVQKVVSRVGHIRAFAVFATIAAVASLLYPMAINMVFWAILRVVSGFSMAGVLVVIESWFSARATNANRSTLFAVYQVVYLLAAVGGQLLINVGNPADYVPFSLAAILLVLALVPLALTRMEAPEIAPSPRLSVVKLARESFTGVAGALITGILIGSFYALGPVYATLIGLGVSQTANFMACAILAAMLLAWPIGILCDRFDRRRIMFWISVLAAIAALVVSLLGSHQLLALTLAVAVFTGLSASIYPVAVAITNDRMESSRIVAASATLLLSYGIGSVIGPVVLSKLIQLLGPEGLFYGYAAALIVLAAATSYRITHTEDIAVEDQEHFVPAMPETSMVLAEMDPRNAEFTDSPEVAADAANGEPDEGSIAKDGLQDAPAR; translated from the coding sequence ATGACCCGAATGGTCGCCTCATTGTTTGCGCTGCTTCTCAGCATCGTGCTGCTGAACGGCGGGAACGCTTTTCTGATGACGCTGCTAGGTATCCGCCTGAGTATTGAGAGCGTTGCGCCGGATACCATCGGTATGGTTTTGGTGTGTTACTCCATTGGTTTTGTGCTGGGCACTTTATTTGTGCAGAAAGTGGTATCACGGGTCGGGCATATTCGCGCTTTTGCCGTGTTTGCGACCATCGCTGCGGTGGCATCACTGCTGTATCCCATGGCCATCAACATGGTTTTCTGGGCCATTTTGCGAGTGGTTTCGGGGTTTAGCATGGCCGGCGTTCTGGTGGTCATCGAGAGCTGGTTTTCCGCTCGGGCGACCAATGCCAACCGCAGTACTCTTTTTGCGGTGTATCAAGTGGTGTATTTGCTGGCGGCTGTAGGTGGCCAGTTATTGATCAATGTGGGCAATCCCGCAGATTATGTACCTTTTTCTCTGGCGGCGATTCTATTGGTGCTGGCCCTAGTGCCCCTGGCCTTGACGCGAATGGAGGCGCCGGAAATTGCGCCTTCACCGAGACTGTCCGTGGTTAAACTGGCGCGCGAGTCTTTTACGGGCGTGGCTGGGGCCTTGATAACCGGCATACTGATTGGCAGTTTTTACGCGCTGGGGCCGGTTTACGCCACCCTGATAGGCCTGGGTGTAAGTCAGACCGCGAACTTTATGGCCTGCGCCATTCTTGCTGCCATGCTTCTGGCGTGGCCGATTGGCATTTTGTGCGATCGCTTTGACCGCCGTCGAATCATGTTCTGGATATCAGTGCTGGCAGCCATTGCTGCCTTGGTCGTTAGTCTGTTGGGTAGCCATCAGTTACTGGCATTAACGTTGGCCGTGGCGGTATTTACAGGCCTGTCTGCAAGTATTTATCCGGTGGCCGTGGCGATCACTAACGACCGCATGGAAAGTTCTCGTATTGTTGCAGCCAGTGCTACGTTGCTGCTCAGCTATGGTATTGGCAGCGTGATCGGGCCAGTGGTGCTGTCTAAACTGATACAGCTTTTGGGCCCAGAAGGTCTTTTTTATGGTTATGCCGCTGCGCTGATCGTGTTGGCGGCGGCGACCAGCTATCGCATCACCCACACTGAGGATATCGCGGTGGAGGATCAGGAGCACTTTGTGCCGGCGATGCCCGAAACGTCTATGGTTTTGGCCGAAATGGATCCCCGCAACGCGGAGTTTACCGATTCGCCAGAGGTCGCAGCGGATGCGGCAAACGGCGAGCCGGATGAAGGCTCAATAGCTAAAGACGGCCTCCAGGATGCACCTGCCCGCTAA
- a CDS encoding MarR family transcriptional regulator produces MREQFPFTIARVTRRWRKMLDERLKDLGVTQARWSTMFYLKAGGEGLTQRELASLMAIENPTLVRLLDSLEGQELIERRPCPNDRRARRLHLTDGGRAFMDEMTTRADRLRDEMLDGISEKDIEVTLRVFGTILENAHKQR; encoded by the coding sequence ATGAGAGAGCAGTTTCCGTTTACCATTGCACGTGTTACCCGTCGCTGGCGCAAAATGCTGGACGAACGGTTGAAAGATCTGGGCGTTACCCAGGCGCGGTGGAGCACCATGTTTTATTTAAAAGCGGGTGGTGAAGGTTTAACCCAGCGTGAACTGGCCAGTTTAATGGCTATTGAAAATCCGACACTGGTGCGTCTGTTAGACAGCCTGGAAGGCCAGGAGTTGATTGAGCGCCGCCCTTGTCCGAATGATCGCCGCGCCCGTCGCCTGCATTTGACTGACGGTGGCCGTGCGTTTATGGACGAGATGACCACCCGTGCAGATCGCCTGCGTGACGAAATGCTTGACGGCATCAGCGAAAAAGACATCGAAGTTACGCTGCGGGTTTTTGGAACGATTCTGGAAAACGCGCACAAGCAAAGGTAA
- a CDS encoding DHA2 family efflux MFS transporter permease subunit produces the protein MADNSVAGLQQRYGERWRWLAVATVMTGTMSTVLSATVVNVALYDIMLEFGVSQGQIHWLATGFIAAMTTTMLASSWLLDHFGIRKTLATAMALFTVISLLGGFAASPEQLIAARIGQGAMAGLMQPMAMYLVFRIFPRNQRGRAMGIYGMGVVLAPALGPVLGGFLVDELTWRYVMFAPVPVTAAGVFMVWRFLPSPENRPNPYPLDVPGLVLLGAAIGLSLDSLNRLQNVLGQGAFIASEAAAALLFLTLFVWRERTARHPLVNIALLRKPVFLYANLGAMAMGLALFGSTYLIPLFAQTALGSSATEAGLLMLPAGIVLGIVFPIAGNMADKHSSRKLVIFGILAFTLSATLFALSGFETPLGWLALWAAVGRVGIGFMLPALSMGALNPLAPAELGAGSSTISFTRQLGGAFGVNMVALAIEHGDHQNGMPTVEAFQFAWWMVAVFLALAIIPVWKMRT, from the coding sequence GTGGCAGACAATTCGGTAGCAGGTCTGCAGCAGCGCTACGGCGAGCGCTGGCGCTGGCTTGCCGTCGCCACGGTGATGACAGGCACCATGTCAACGGTGCTCAGCGCTACCGTGGTGAACGTGGCGCTGTATGACATCATGCTGGAGTTCGGGGTGAGCCAGGGCCAAATCCACTGGCTTGCCACCGGTTTTATTGCAGCCATGACAACCACTATGCTGGCTTCCTCCTGGTTGCTGGACCATTTCGGCATCCGCAAAACCCTCGCGACAGCCATGGCGCTGTTCACCGTAATATCCCTGCTGGGAGGTTTTGCCGCTAGCCCAGAGCAACTTATTGCGGCGCGCATTGGCCAGGGCGCCATGGCTGGGTTGATGCAGCCTATGGCCATGTATCTGGTATTCCGAATTTTCCCCCGCAATCAGCGCGGCCGAGCCATGGGTATTTACGGTATGGGCGTGGTATTGGCACCGGCCCTGGGGCCGGTATTGGGCGGCTTTTTAGTAGACGAACTGACTTGGCGCTACGTGATGTTCGCGCCAGTGCCGGTGACGGCTGCTGGCGTGTTTATGGTTTGGCGTTTTCTGCCGAGTCCAGAGAATAGACCCAATCCCTATCCATTGGATGTGCCGGGGTTGGTTTTGCTGGGCGCCGCCATTGGTTTATCTCTCGACAGTTTGAACAGGCTGCAAAATGTGCTCGGCCAAGGTGCGTTCATCGCTTCAGAGGCCGCGGCAGCATTGCTGTTCCTGACGCTATTCGTGTGGCGTGAACGCACTGCCAGGCACCCCTTGGTGAATATTGCACTATTGCGCAAACCAGTGTTTTTGTACGCTAATCTAGGCGCCATGGCCATGGGCCTGGCGTTGTTCGGCTCCACCTACCTGATTCCTTTATTCGCTCAGACCGCATTGGGTTCCAGTGCCACCGAGGCCGGTTTGTTAATGTTGCCTGCGGGTATTGTTTTGGGCATTGTTTTTCCTATTGCCGGCAATATGGCGGACAAACACAGCAGTCGTAAACTGGTTATTTTTGGCATTCTGGCATTTACGTTGTCGGCCACACTGTTTGCGTTGTCTGGCTTCGAAACACCTCTGGGCTGGCTGGCTCTGTGGGCAGCGGTGGGAAGGGTTGGTATAGGTTTTATGTTGCCGGCACTGTCGATGGGTGCGTTGAATCCTTTGGCTCCAGCGGAGCTGGGCGCAGGGTCCAGTACCATCAGCTTTACCCGACAGCTTGGCGGGGCCTTTGGTGTCAACATGGTCGCATTGGCCATCGAACACGGTGATCATCAAAACGGCATGCCCACCGTAGAGGCGTTTCAGTTTGCCTGGTGGATGGTGGCGGTATTTTTGGCGCTGGCGATTATTCCAGTGTGGAAAATGCGCACCTGA
- a CDS encoding L,D-transpeptidase family protein: MGVKMRLLTLLLSAAFAPLLLAQGAANPVPADKAARVATYSIQGDMAGQLSVFKTRYEDTFANIGIAEALGYLELVKANPGVDPWLPGEGTSITLPRHYVMPDAKREGIVINLAEYRLYYFTDSGVQVYPVGVGTEENPSPLTNAQVTMALTSPAWYPPESIRAEHAAVGDFLPRMIPPGPDNPLGSHALILSEKGYLIHGTNKKFGVGMAVSHGCFRMYNEDISRFAYQIAKGTPVQIVRQSVKVGVANGQVWLEVHRPEEDYSAADRNKLWLATVEQLERLAIAHPEVEVRRRAIEIAVDQASGVPTVIGEKMTSVAKGEPVKVLENAGQQLYF; this comes from the coding sequence ATGGGTGTGAAAATGCGTTTATTGACACTGTTGCTGAGTGCAGCCTTTGCGCCTTTGCTGCTAGCTCAGGGCGCAGCGAATCCTGTTCCGGCTGATAAGGCAGCAAGAGTGGCTACCTACAGTATTCAGGGCGATATGGCCGGGCAGTTGAGTGTGTTTAAAACCCGCTACGAAGACACCTTTGCCAATATAGGTATCGCTGAGGCTCTGGGTTATCTGGAGTTGGTGAAAGCCAACCCGGGAGTAGACCCTTGGCTGCCTGGCGAAGGCACCAGTATTACTTTGCCCCGGCACTATGTTATGCCGGATGCGAAGCGAGAAGGTATTGTGATCAACCTGGCGGAATATCGCCTTTATTACTTTACCGACAGCGGCGTTCAGGTATACCCGGTGGGCGTTGGTACCGAAGAAAACCCATCACCGCTAACCAACGCTCAGGTGACTATGGCGCTGACGTCGCCAGCCTGGTACCCGCCTGAGAGTATTCGCGCCGAGCACGCCGCTGTTGGCGATTTCCTGCCGCGGATGATTCCGCCGGGGCCAGATAACCCGTTGGGTAGCCATGCGCTTATTCTGAGTGAAAAAGGCTATTTAATTCATGGTACCAATAAAAAATTCGGTGTCGGCATGGCGGTAAGCCATGGTTGTTTTCGCATGTATAACGAAGACATTTCGCGTTTTGCATATCAGATAGCAAAGGGCACACCGGTGCAGATAGTCCGTCAATCGGTGAAAGTGGGTGTGGCCAATGGTCAGGTGTGGCTGGAAGTACATCGGCCTGAGGAAGATTATTCTGCAGCGGACCGCAACAAGCTTTGGCTGGCTACTGTGGAACAGTTGGAACGTCTGGCTATTGCTCACCCAGAAGTGGAAGTACGGCGTAGGGCGATTGAAATTGCAGTTGATCAGGCAAGCGGCGTGCCTACGGTGATTGGCGAGAAAATGACATCGGTGGCGAAAGGTGAGCCTGTAAAGGTCCTAGAAAATGCCGGGCAACAGCTGTATTTTTAA
- a CDS encoding Lpp/OprI family alanine-zipper lipoprotein, producing MRKLTIAGFALAAALTAGCATTDDAAMSEATATANSAEQTAENAMNTANSAASSARSAKQTADQALAAAKAAQKSADEANERAKRMLEQASKK from the coding sequence ATGCGTAAACTGACGATCGCTGGTTTTGCACTGGCAGCTGCTTTGACTGCTGGTTGTGCCACTACTGATGACGCTGCTATGAGCGAAGCCACTGCTACAGCTAATTCAGCTGAGCAAACGGCTGAAAATGCAATGAACACTGCCAACAGCGCCGCCAGTTCTGCCCGCTCTGCCAAGCAGACAGCTGACCAAGCTCTGGCTGCTGCCAAAGCTGCTCAAAAATCCGCTGACGAAGCCAACGAGCGCGCCAAGCGCATGCTTGAACAAGCCAGCAAGAAGTAA
- a CDS encoding L,D-transpeptidase family protein, with amino-acid sequence MALSRLLILCSLLLTLLTPQALASDLLARADTRLPFPHSSDIDQLPSITKVLVQKGERSLQLLSGEQVIRQYRISLGDNPLGHKLYEGDSRTPEGEYSLDWRNAGSSFYKSIHISYPSAKDREMAENWGLNPGGSIMIHGLPNGTDDDFAFAFLGLDWTDGCIAVSNQEIDEIWQLVSDGTPIEILP; translated from the coding sequence ATGGCCCTGAGTCGATTACTTATTCTATGTTCACTGCTGCTCACTTTGCTCACGCCCCAGGCCCTGGCTTCGGATTTGCTAGCGCGAGCAGACACCCGTCTTCCATTTCCGCATTCGTCAGACATCGACCAGCTACCGTCCATCACCAAAGTGCTGGTGCAAAAAGGCGAGCGTTCACTGCAGTTACTCAGTGGTGAGCAGGTTATCCGCCAATATCGCATTTCACTGGGTGACAACCCCCTGGGCCACAAGCTTTACGAAGGCGATAGCCGCACCCCCGAAGGCGAATACTCGCTGGACTGGCGCAACGCAGGCAGTTCATTTTACAAGTCTATTCACATTTCCTACCCCAGCGCCAAAGACCGTGAAATGGCCGAAAATTGGGGCCTGAATCCAGGCGGCAGCATCATGATTCACGGCCTGCCCAACGGAACCGACGACGATTTTGCTTTTGCTTTTTTGGGGCTTGATTGGACTGACGGTTGCATTGCCGTCAGCAATCAAGAGATTGATGAAATCTGGCAACTGGTAAGCGATGGCACCCCGATTGAAATCCTGCCCTGA